One stretch of Prunus persica cultivar Lovell chromosome G1, Prunus_persica_NCBIv2, whole genome shotgun sequence DNA includes these proteins:
- the LOC18789128 gene encoding probable inactive receptor kinase At1g27190, whose protein sequence is MKIFLGIVSLVLCNSLLCYSIEDDLTCLEGVKTSLTDPQGRLSQWDLGNRSVASICKLVGVSCWNEKENRLISLQLPSMELAGELPESLKFCHSLQSLDLSGNALSGSIPPQICTWLPYLVTLDLSNNHLSGSIPPEIVNCKFLNTLILNDNRLSGSLPYELGLLDRLKRISVANNGLSGTIPLDLSKFEKDDFDGNSGLCGKPLGSKCGGLSSKSLGIIIAAGAIGAAGSLILGLGIWWWLFVRVSQKKRSFDGGVGGDKYESGWVGLLRSHKAVQVSLFQKPIVKVRLADLLAATNSFDPQNIVISTRTGVSYKAVLPDGSAMAIKRLNACKLGEKQFRLEINRLGQLRHPNLVPLLGFCVVEEEKLLVYKHMYNGTLHSQLHGSGNVNSQYGFLDWPTRLRIGVGAARGLAWLHHACQPPYMHQNISSNVILLDYDFEARITDFGLARLVASRDSNDSSFVNGDLGEFGYVAPEYSSTMVASLKGDVYGFGVVLLELVTGQKPLEIGNAVEGFKGNLVDWVNHLSNAGRSMDAIDNILAGKGHDDEILQFMRVACTCVVARPKDRPSMYQVYESLKVLAEKHGFFEQYDEFPLVFGKQVPES, encoded by the coding sequence atgaAGATCTTTTTGGGCATTGTCTCACTGGTGCTCTGCAACTCCCTCCTCTGCTACTCCATTGAAGACGACCTCACTTGCCTTGAGGGGGTCAAGACCTCACTCACAGACCCACAAGGGAGGCTGAGCCAATGGGACTTGGGCAATAGGTCGGTAGCCTCCATCTGCAAGCTGGTCGGAGTGTCGTGCTGGAATGAGAAGGAGAATCGACTCATCAGCCTCCAGCTTCCTTCAATGGAGCTCGCCGGTGAGCTCCCTGAGTCTCTCAAGTTCTGCCATAGCCTCCAGAGCCTGGATCTCTCCGGTAACGCTCTCTCCGGTTCCATCCCTCCCCAAATCTGCACTTGGCTCCCTTATCTCGTAACCCTAGATCTCTCCAACAACCATCTCTCCGGTTCCATCCCTCCGGAGATTGTCAACTGTAAGTTCCTCAACACCCTCATTTTGAACGATAACCGTCTCTCCGGTTCTTTGCCCTATGAACTTGGCCTGCTCGATAGGTTGAAGAGAATCTCCGTCGCTAATAATGGTCTCTCTGGTACGATACCTCTGGACTTGTCTAAATTTGAGAAGGATGACTTTGATGGGAACAGTGGGCTGTGCGGGAAGCCTCTTGGGTCTAAATGTGGTGGACTGAGCAGCAAAAGCCTCGGCATTATAATCGCCGCCGGTGCAATTGGTGCTGCTGGGTCTTTGATCTTGGGTTTGGGGATTTGGTGGTGGTTATTTGTTAGGGTGAGTCAGAAAAAGCGAAGCTTTGATGGTGGTGTTGGTGGTGATAAGTATGAGAgtggttgggttgggttgttGAGGTCTCATAAGGCTGTTCAGGTGTCTCTGTTTCAAAAACCCATTGTGAAAGTCCGGTTGGCTGATCTGTTGGCGGCCACCAACAGTTTTGATCCCCAAAACATTGTCATTTCCACGAGAACCGGTGTTTCATATAAGGCTGTGTTGCCTGATGGTTCGGCAATGGCGATTAAGCGGCTTAATGCGTGTAAGCTTGGTGAGAAGCAATTTAGGTTAGAGATTAATAGGTTGGGGCAGCTTAGGCATCCCAATTTGGTGCCTTTGTTGGGGTTTTGTGTTGTGGAGGAAGAGAAGCTTTTGGTGTATAAGCACATGTACAATGGCACATTGCACTCTCAGTTGCACGGAAGTGGTAATGTGAACAGCCAGTATGGTTTTTTGGATTGGCCAACACGCCTAAGGATTGGCGTAGGTGCAGCCAGAGGACTTGCCTGGCTTCACCATGCGTGTCAGCCGCCTTATATGCACCAGAACATTAGCTCGAATGTGATTCTTCTTGACTATGATTTTGAAGCTCGTATAACGGATTTTGGGCTGGCGAGGCTGGTTGCTTCTCGTGATTCCAATGATAGCTCGTTTGTCAATGGGGATTTGGGAGAGTTTGGTTATGTGGCTCCTGAGTACTCGAGCACAATGGTGGCATCGTTGAAAGGGGATGTGTATGGGTTCGGGGTGGTTCTTCTGGAATTGGTGACTGGACAGAAGCCTCTAGAAATTGGTAATGCAGTGGAAGGATTCAAGGGGAATTTGGTGGATTGGGTGAATCATTTATCAAACGCTGGTCGAAGCATGGATGCCATAGACAATATCTTAGCAGGGAAAGGTCACGATGATGAAATTTTGCAGTTCATGAGGGTTGCTTGTACTTGCGTGGTTGCTAGGCCAAAGGACAGGCCTTCCATGTATCAGGTTTATGAGTCATTGAAGGTCCTTGCTGAGAAACATGGTTTCTTCGAACAGTATGATGAATTTCCATTGGTCTTTGGCAAGCAGGTTCCTGAATCTTGA
- the LOC18788564 gene encoding uncharacterized protein LOC18788564, with protein MPPDSSLFLLLFFFVAFALLSVGHATIQGDESEGIGRRALLSLKETPRGSNTTFECSPAGPCVPCLYSEKKDEKYRCSETGYRIPLKCVETKRSLKDEKAKGSQKSRSTLEIYHNDAELHNAEELGTSVKHRSLLDDSATLEDGPQAYITYRSCIPAVSEEKLSVLGFEMIVLFFLLISGSVVYFRRKQTVSMTGFGAGRIQSNSRF; from the exons ATGCCTCCAGATTCATCACTCTTTctcttgcttttcttcttcgtAGCCTTCGCTCTGCTCTCAGTAGGCCACGCCAC AATCCAAGGCGATGAAAGCGAAGGGATTGGGCGCAGAGCGCTGCTGAGTCTAAAAGAAACCCCTCGCGGAAGTAACACTACCTTCGAATGCTCTCCAGCTGGTCCTTGCGTTCCTTGCCTTTACTCTGAGAAg AAGGATGAGAAATATCGCTGCAGTGAGACCGGCTATCGCATCCCTTTGAAATGTGTGGAAACTAAACGTAGTTTGAAGgatgaaaaagcaaaaggtTCTCAAAAGAGTCGATCTACGCTGGAGATCTATCACAACGATGCAGAATTGCATAATGCGGAAGAACTCGGCACTTCTGTAAAGCATAGAAGTTTACTTGATGATTCAGCCACACTAGAGGATGGACCACAGGCTTACATTACTTACAGAAGCTGTATACCAGCAGTTAGTGAAGAGAAGCTGTCAGTGCTTGGTTTCGAG ATGATTGTGCTGTTCTTCTTACTCATCAGCGGTTCGGTTGTATACTTCAGAAGAAAGCAGACTGTTTCCATGACGGGCTTCGGAGCAGGGCGAATTCAGAGCAACTCTAGGTTTTAA